The Halorhabdus sp. BNX81 genome includes a region encoding these proteins:
- a CDS encoding TrmB family transcriptional regulator, protein MDAEELRDALENTGLTSYQSDAYLAVLDLGVAPAVTVARNCSVPVSQIYKVLRDLEQKGFVETIERDQLHVRPRDPDVVLDELRSTGQLLQQAADDIEDRWEQPRLYDDNGGVVKHQETLLERAKEAIAESETLIEMVLSPEQFETLHSALVTAKDNGVIVRVTLYDNPETDELATHHDVETAVSELRLSYIPGPFLAVVDRGRCFFTPDASATDQHGLLVEDETLSFIFHWYFYTCNWALNDRAYVDTTSGWTYVTLEGFVRDFAVLLDGGLDVSITAIGYDNSERKLRTISGCVVDISYTDDFRTSEPPTLEQLSGSLSVLLDIGAETYAIGSWGAVYEDMEVHRIEIDDISLSVTDDHCLPTSAPPTPQA, encoded by the coding sequence ATGGATGCGGAGGAACTTCGAGACGCGCTGGAGAACACGGGGCTGACGTCGTATCAGTCGGATGCGTACCTCGCGGTGCTGGATCTCGGGGTGGCACCGGCTGTCACGGTCGCTCGAAACTGCTCCGTTCCCGTCTCACAGATTTACAAAGTCTTGCGTGATCTAGAGCAGAAGGGATTCGTCGAGACGATCGAGCGCGATCAACTGCACGTCCGGCCGCGGGACCCGGACGTGGTGCTCGATGAACTCCGTTCGACCGGCCAGTTGCTCCAGCAGGCGGCCGACGATATCGAGGACCGGTGGGAACAACCCCGGCTGTACGATGACAACGGTGGCGTCGTCAAACATCAGGAGACGCTCTTAGAGCGGGCAAAGGAAGCCATCGCGGAGAGCGAGACCCTCATCGAGATGGTGCTGTCGCCCGAGCAGTTCGAGACCCTCCATTCAGCACTGGTGACGGCCAAGGACAACGGCGTCATCGTTCGGGTCACGCTCTATGACAACCCGGAGACCGACGAACTCGCGACACACCATGACGTCGAAACAGCCGTCTCCGAACTCCGACTGTCGTACATCCCTGGTCCGTTCCTGGCCGTCGTTGATCGCGGTCGCTGTTTCTTCACACCGGACGCCAGCGCCACTGATCAGCACGGACTCCTGGTCGAAGACGAGACGCTATCCTTCATCTTCCACTGGTACTTCTACACCTGCAACTGGGCGCTCAACGATCGAGCGTACGTCGACACCACCAGCGGGTGGACCTACGTCACGCTCGAAGGCTTCGTCCGTGACTTCGCGGTCCTGCTCGACGGTGGGCTCGACGTTTCGATCACGGCTATCGGCTACGATAATTCCGAGCGCAAACTTCGGACCATCTCCGGGTGCGTCGTCGATATCTCCTATACGGATGACTTTCGGACCAGTGAGCCACCGACGCTCGAACAGCTGTCGGGCTCGCTTTCCGTCCTGTTGGACATCGGTGCCGAGACCTATGCGATCGGGAGCTGGGGAGCTGTCTACGAGGATATGGAGGTCCACCGCATCGAGATCGACGATATCTCGCTGTCGGTGACGGATGACCACTGCTTGCCGACATCGGCCCCGCCGACTCCCCAGGCGTGA
- a CDS encoding MFS transporter has product MNNRRRWTLAIFTFVVGDAIALQMRGAILPRVAAEFDVSEGVLGLVAPAGTLGFLLAVLAVGLAAGHLPVRRTMLGGLGVAVVALLSMAVAPIYGLFLGLLLIQGTADGVGRALDRPALSHLYPDQRGRTFNLYAMAWAVGGASAPVLANAVVAVGNWRYVFPIVALLFVVPILLLVRADDLESAANEQELTVARLRAVLDNPAILGMAVALVFSGGIEGSIFTWLPYFAGDRMTDAQANLLLSGFLFVYIPARGVYGLVIERFDYLVVTFVLAVGAAPLVYLAFTTTSVAMFVAAILATGILVSSFFPTLSAFGVDEHPAYSGPISAIATGGNYLGISLFPAIIGVVSGYIGLGTALSLLAGAFVVLGAIIAITAWTTRRSPTP; this is encoded by the coding sequence GTGAACAATCGCCGACGCTGGACGCTCGCGATCTTCACGTTCGTGGTCGGTGATGCGATCGCCCTCCAGATGCGGGGGGCAATCTTGCCCCGGGTCGCGGCGGAGTTCGACGTCTCTGAAGGGGTTCTGGGACTGGTCGCGCCGGCCGGCACGCTTGGGTTTTTGCTGGCCGTGCTGGCGGTCGGACTGGCTGCCGGGCATCTGCCCGTCCGGCGGACGATGCTCGGCGGGCTGGGCGTGGCGGTCGTCGCACTCCTGTCGATGGCGGTCGCGCCGATCTACGGCCTCTTTCTCGGATTGCTGTTGATCCAGGGGACGGCCGACGGCGTCGGTCGCGCGCTCGATCGCCCAGCGCTGAGTCACCTCTATCCCGACCAGCGTGGCCGGACGTTCAACCTCTACGCGATGGCGTGGGCGGTCGGCGGGGCGAGTGCGCCGGTGCTGGCAAACGCCGTCGTCGCCGTTGGGAACTGGCGATACGTCTTTCCCATCGTGGCCCTGCTGTTCGTCGTTCCGATCCTGTTGTTGGTCCGCGCCGACGACCTCGAATCCGCGGCCAACGAGCAAGAGCTGACGGTCGCCCGACTTCGGGCGGTGCTTGACAACCCCGCTATCCTCGGCATGGCTGTGGCCCTGGTTTTCAGCGGCGGCATCGAGGGGAGCATCTTCACCTGGTTGCCGTACTTCGCGGGCGACCGAATGACGGACGCGCAGGCGAATCTTCTCCTCTCCGGCTTCCTGTTCGTGTATATTCCAGCCCGAGGAGTGTACGGACTGGTAATCGAACGCTTTGACTATCTCGTGGTGACGTTCGTCCTCGCGGTGGGCGCGGCACCGCTCGTCTACCTGGCGTTTACGACGACTAGCGTCGCAATGTTCGTTGCGGCGATCCTCGCGACGGGGATACTCGTAAGTAGCTTCTTCCCGACGCTTTCGGCCTTCGGCGTCGACGAACACCCGGCCTACAGCGGACCGATCAGCGCCATCGCGACCGGTGGAAACTACCTCGGAATATCGCTGTTCCCGGCGATAATCGGGGTGGTGAGTGGCTACATCGGTCTCGGAACGGCACTTAGTCTCCTGGCCGGGGCATTCGTCGTCCTCGGGGCGATCATCGCGATCACTGCCTGGACGACGCGGCGTTCCCCGACTCCCTGA
- a CDS encoding inositol monophosphatase — MNEIDEETAAEWRSIAREAAESGAEIACEYFREGIGNDFKRDQMDPVSKADQEAQERIIAVLADRDPDAAIVGEENDAEKTVPESGPAWIIDPIDGTNNFVRDNRLWSVSLARTHDGEPVAAATVLPAVGDTYAAGLGAVERNGIECAVSDRTDPSSLIVAPIFGLKDRDRDDYDHVTSYIHHELGDLRRLGSGQTSMAMVACGEIDAAISTVHMTAWDTVAGAHMVRAGGGRVTDLAGNRWRHDSDSLIATSGEIHDDVLAALRGRLDRE; from the coding sequence GTGAACGAGATCGATGAGGAGACGGCCGCCGAATGGCGTTCGATCGCCCGGGAGGCAGCCGAGTCCGGGGCCGAGATCGCCTGTGAGTACTTCCGGGAGGGGATCGGCAACGACTTCAAGCGCGACCAGATGGACCCGGTTTCGAAGGCCGACCAGGAAGCCCAGGAGCGGATCATCGCGGTCTTGGCCGATCGCGATCCGGACGCGGCGATCGTCGGCGAGGAGAACGACGCCGAAAAGACCGTTCCCGAATCCGGGCCGGCCTGGATCATCGATCCGATCGACGGCACCAACAATTTCGTCCGGGACAATCGCCTCTGGAGCGTTAGCCTGGCACGCACACACGACGGCGAACCGGTCGCCGCCGCGACGGTGTTGCCGGCGGTCGGCGATACGTACGCGGCGGGTCTTGGTGCCGTCGAACGGAACGGCATCGAGTGCGCGGTCAGCGACCGGACGGACCCCTCGTCGCTGATCGTCGCCCCGATCTTCGGGCTGAAGGACCGCGATCGCGACGACTACGACCACGTGACGAGTTACATCCACCACGAACTCGGCGATCTCCGGCGACTGGGCAGTGGCCAGACTTCCATGGCGATGGTGGCCTGTGGCGAGATCGACGCCGCGATCTCGACGGTCCACATGACCGCCTGGGATACCGTCGCCGGCGCGCACATGGTCCGGGCCGGCGGCGGCCGCGTGACCGATCTCGCTGGAAATCGGTGGCGACACGACAGCGACTCGCTGATCGCCACGAGCGGTGAGATTCACGACGACGTCCTGGCGGCGCTTCGGGGGCGTCTCGATCGGGAGTAG
- a CDS encoding type II toxin-antitoxin system VapC family toxin, protein MLLDTSFLIDLMNGDDAAVEKARELERDLVQQRLSSMTLFELYYGIARAADSETERETVETVLDSKPIYPADAAVMRKAGQLSGELQNDGTPVGDGDVIIAATAEVVEEPVLTRNVEDFERLGVEIETY, encoded by the coding sequence GTGCTCCTCGATACGTCGTTTCTCATCGATCTGATGAACGGCGACGACGCGGCCGTCGAAAAAGCCCGCGAGTTGGAACGGGATCTCGTCCAACAGCGGCTCTCGTCGATGACGCTGTTCGAACTGTACTACGGGATCGCTCGCGCGGCCGATTCCGAGACCGAGCGCGAGACGGTCGAAACCGTCCTCGACTCCAAGCCGATCTATCCCGCCGACGCCGCAGTCATGCGAAAGGCCGGGCAACTCTCGGGCGAGCTACAGAACGACGGCACACCGGTCGGAGACGGTGACGTGATCATCGCCGCCACTGCCGAGGTCGTCGAGGAACCCGTGCTCACTCGAAACGTCGAGGACTTCGAACGACTCGGCGTCGAAATAGAGACGTACTGA
- a CDS encoding antitoxin VapB family protein has translation MSKSIRLSEEAYERLAAHKREEETFSEVVLRLAGERSLLDLAGILSDDEADSLRDAVAERRERRSDELEGIADRMDGV, from the coding sequence ATGTCGAAAAGCATCCGTCTCTCCGAGGAGGCCTACGAGCGCCTCGCCGCGCACAAACGCGAGGAAGAGACCTTCTCCGAGGTGGTCCTCCGGCTGGCCGGCGAGCGGTCGCTCCTGGATCTTGCGGGGATCCTGAGCGACGACGAAGCCGACTCCCTCCGAGATGCCGTCGCGGAGCGCCGCGAACGGCGGAGCGACGAACTCGAGGGGATCGCCGACCGAATGGACGGGGTCTGA
- a CDS encoding nucleotidyltransferase domain-containing protein, which translates to MGSKNIQNGASLALPVPVPPTGLFSHGCTPDVLGVLVDNPHTAFGIRDLSRATDHPHRSISAAIEDLAAVNFVETEYDGRKKLVRINRDRLDKPNDPIVQIPQAEYHTPVRELLARLSERLDNVRGIVLFGSVAQGDADRRSDIDCFVLVGGTQATAQRIADEITDELNEVPFDGDRYKFHVLVESVETARRHGDRLRDIFATGLTLEGSDALAKLKSEVLTDGR; encoded by the coding sequence ATGGGCAGTAAAAATATCCAAAATGGCGCGTCACTTGCGTTGCCGGTACCGGTTCCACCGACGGGGCTGTTCAGTCACGGCTGTACTCCCGATGTACTTGGTGTTCTCGTCGACAACCCACATACAGCGTTCGGTATTCGGGATCTTAGCCGGGCGACAGACCACCCACATCGGAGCATTTCGGCGGCCATTGAGGACCTTGCAGCGGTCAACTTCGTCGAAACGGAGTATGACGGTCGGAAAAAACTCGTCCGAATCAATCGGGATCGGTTGGACAAACCGAACGATCCGATCGTCCAGATTCCGCAGGCGGAGTATCACACGCCAGTCCGGGAACTTCTCGCCCGGTTGTCCGAACGATTGGACAACGTTCGTGGGATCGTGCTCTTCGGGAGTGTCGCCCAGGGCGATGCAGACCGCCGAAGCGATATTGATTGTTTTGTGCTCGTCGGCGGCACACAGGCGACCGCGCAGCGAATCGCCGACGAGATCACCGACGAGTTGAACGAGGTGCCCTTCGACGGGGACCGCTACAAGTTCCACGTCCTGGTCGAATCCGTCGAGACCGCCCGTCGGCACGGCGATCGGCTGCGTGACATTTTCGCAACCGGACTCACCCTCGAAGGTTCCGACGCACTCGCCAAACTCAAATCGGAGGTATTGACGGATGGACGGTAG
- a CDS encoding helix-turn-helix domain-containing protein yields MVHATLTLSIPRRIWIGALSQDHPESCIRVLSAFPKGEESGVGLVEVDGPDVPAVVRAIDEEETVTDLAVLGRHEDTALVQFETTDPLLLFPIIGSGIPLELPFDIRDGEARWELTASQDRLSELGEQLETLGISFTVEQLRQHVEPEQVLTDRQTTLVQAAIERGYYDTPRECTLTELADAQDMAKSTCSETLHRAEEKIVKGFFEDEPTASARRRI; encoded by the coding sequence ATGGTACATGCGACGCTGACGCTCTCGATCCCCCGGCGGATCTGGATCGGCGCGCTCTCGCAGGATCATCCCGAGTCGTGCATTCGCGTCCTCTCGGCGTTCCCGAAGGGCGAGGAATCGGGCGTTGGACTGGTCGAAGTCGACGGCCCGGACGTGCCGGCGGTCGTCCGTGCGATCGACGAGGAGGAGACCGTCACCGATCTGGCGGTGCTGGGTCGCCACGAAGACACTGCTCTGGTGCAATTCGAGACCACCGATCCACTCCTGCTGTTCCCGATCATCGGCTCCGGGATCCCGCTGGAACTCCCCTTCGACATCCGCGATGGGGAGGCGCGCTGGGAACTCACGGCCTCCCAGGACCGCCTCTCGGAACTCGGCGAGCAACTGGAAACGCTTGGCATCTCCTTCACCGTCGAGCAGCTCCGCCAGCACGTCGAACCCGAGCAGGTGCTGACCGATCGCCAGACGACGCTGGTCCAGGCGGCGATCGAGCGTGGGTACTACGACACCCCACGGGAGTGTACGCTGACCGAACTCGCCGACGCGCAGGACATGGCCAAATCGACCTGTAGCGAGACGCTCCACCGCGCCGAGGAGAAGATCGTCAAGGGCTTTTTCGAGGACGAACCGACCGCGAGTGCTCGACGGCGGATCTGA
- a CDS encoding SRPBCC family protein: MQEVTVSRDVAADPESVRDGFEDMEAFMDAAGFDEVTVEGDRVTVERAIGLAELELTLEIVDSDDALTYEQVEGMFDEMTTTYRLDGADGETTITARTQFELGGVIGAALDATLIKRQRTKELEDQLAYLEETATGT, encoded by the coding sequence ATGCAAGAGGTCACTGTCTCGCGGGACGTGGCGGCCGATCCTGAATCCGTCCGGGACGGATTCGAGGACATGGAGGCGTTCATGGACGCCGCGGGATTCGACGAGGTCACTGTCGAGGGCGACCGCGTGACGGTCGAGCGTGCGATCGGCCTGGCTGAGCTGGAACTCACGCTCGAAATCGTCGACAGCGACGACGCGCTGACCTACGAACAGGTCGAGGGGATGTTCGACGAGATGACGACGACCTATCGTCTCGACGGTGCGGACGGCGAGACGACGATCACCGCCCGGACGCAGTTCGAACTCGGCGGCGTCATCGGGGCAGCCCTCGACGCGACCCTGATCAAGCGCCAGCGGACCAAGGAACTCGAGGATCAACTGGCGTATCTCGAAGAGACCGCGACTGGAACCTAA
- a CDS encoding class I SAM-dependent methyltransferase, translating into MEVPETVTAALADRPVDGAHCLEAGAGAGNATAGLIDAGADSVVAVTNEREHAQTVRERVGQEYPDRVRVLEGDLREIPLPDDSVEIITAHALCNVVPPAALENIAAEVTRVAAPGAHLIVDDYAPLPGEAAMRDLFAVENAAAELAVGRSALTFYPARVLRGIFESYGWTHDRTKPVLDPVPWSESHVSAHADAAQEFADDAGTAGNLLAERAEDIATTIGSESTGEMYSLAMRLPGSSAVG; encoded by the coding sequence ATGGAGGTTCCCGAGACCGTCACCGCGGCGCTCGCCGATCGCCCTGTCGATGGCGCGCACTGCCTGGAAGCCGGTGCCGGCGCGGGGAACGCGACCGCCGGACTCATCGACGCGGGCGCAGACAGCGTCGTCGCAGTGACCAACGAGCGCGAGCACGCCCAGACGGTCCGTGAACGGGTCGGTCAGGAGTATCCGGATCGGGTTCGCGTGCTCGAAGGCGACCTACGCGAGATTCCACTCCCCGACGATTCGGTCGAAATCATCACCGCCCACGCGCTGTGCAACGTCGTTCCGCCGGCGGCACTCGAAAATATCGCCGCCGAGGTGACACGCGTCGCGGCCCCGGGGGCGCACCTGATCGTCGACGACTACGCGCCGCTGCCGGGCGAGGCGGCCATGCGCGATCTCTTCGCCGTCGAGAACGCGGCCGCCGAACTCGCCGTTGGCCGGTCGGCACTGACGTTCTATCCGGCCCGCGTCCTCCGCGGCATCTTCGAGTCCTATGGGTGGACACACGACCGGACGAAGCCCGTGCTCGATCCCGTTCCCTGGTCCGAATCACACGTTTCTGCCCACGCTGACGCTGCTCAGGAGTTCGCCGACGATGCTGGCACAGCGGGAAATCTGCTAGCTGAACGGGCCGAGGACATCGCGACAACGATCGGATCGGAGTCGACGGGCGAAATGTACAGCCTGGCGATGCGATTACCGGGGTCGTCAGCCGTCGGTTAG
- a CDS encoding aldo/keto reductase: protein MQTRPLGTTGQDSSVVTFGAIALNWLEQEGADQMVELVLDHGVNHFDVAPTYGDAELKLGPKLREYREEIFLGCKTQERSYEGAWEKLERSLDRLGVDTIDLYQVHGLEYADELDEITADDGALAAFREAKDEGLIEHIGLTSHGDPGLILDALGRIDDLESVMFPLNPVVDAKDGDEYDYQAVLDRADREDVGTLAIKAFAGGSWPPTAELPEHRRPYANWYEPVDTPETIRDRLNYTLSQGVTSVVSPGDPKLVQMVLDAGDRFAELDAAAQRSVREDARHDGSPVPEQLHH, encoded by the coding sequence ATGCAAACCCGTCCGCTCGGCACCACCGGTCAGGACTCAAGCGTCGTCACGTTCGGCGCGATCGCGCTGAACTGGCTCGAACAGGAGGGAGCCGACCAGATGGTCGAACTCGTCCTCGATCACGGCGTGAATCACTTCGACGTCGCGCCGACCTACGGCGACGCCGAGCTCAAGCTCGGCCCGAAGCTCAGAGAGTATCGTGAGGAGATCTTCCTCGGGTGTAAGACCCAGGAACGGTCCTACGAGGGAGCCTGGGAGAAACTCGAACGATCGCTGGATCGCCTCGGCGTCGACACGATCGACCTCTATCAGGTCCACGGCCTCGAATACGCGGACGAACTCGACGAGATCACGGCCGACGACGGGGCGCTCGCGGCGTTCCGCGAGGCCAAAGACGAGGGACTCATCGAGCACATCGGCCTGACGAGCCACGGCGATCCGGGCCTGATCCTCGATGCGCTCGGCCGGATCGACGACCTCGAGTCGGTGATGTTCCCGCTGAACCCCGTCGTCGACGCCAAGGACGGCGACGAGTACGACTACCAGGCGGTTCTCGATCGCGCCGACCGCGAGGACGTCGGCACGCTGGCGATCAAGGCCTTCGCCGGCGGCTCGTGGCCCCCGACCGCGGAGTTGCCCGAGCATCGCCGACCCTACGCCAACTGGTACGAGCCGGTCGACACCCCCGAGACGATCCGCGATCGACTGAACTACACGCTTTCCCAGGGCGTCACCAGCGTCGTCAGCCCCGGCGATCCAAAGCTCGTGCAGATGGTCCTCGATGCGGGCGACCGGTTCGCGGAACTCGACGCCGCGGCCCAGCGGAGCGTTCGCGAGGACGCCCGTCACGACGGGAGTCCGGTGCCGGAACAACTCCATCACTAG
- a CDS encoding twin-arginine translocation signal domain-containing protein, translated as MQVSRRDLLQTAAVGGLLGVAGCEQPFGSSVRTPAVSVVDTTVPAEIQDSFDLTVDIVESFSADQPGRIRVEVEHSASTDAPRQIAFGGTLPFSNYVGGRVDTDDMLVAIPRGTDRIEKTGRTTPVEEWVPEKPTDGCWRAPAVPGSDETDLAVIQLSPGETVAELYTLLGFGQEACLPSGTYEFASTEPYRVVQVAGPDEEWENIDKEKSGFGFTLELADS; from the coding sequence ATGCAGGTTTCCCGTCGTGACCTCCTCCAGACTGCCGCCGTCGGTGGGCTTCTCGGCGTCGCCGGGTGTGAACAACCGTTCGGTAGTTCCGTCCGCACGCCAGCCGTTTCAGTGGTGGATACAACCGTCCCCGCTGAAATACAGGACTCCTTCGATTTGACCGTCGACATTGTCGAATCGTTCTCGGCCGACCAGCCCGGCCGAATTCGGGTCGAAGTAGAACATTCAGCGTCGACAGACGCGCCGCGGCAGATCGCGTTCGGAGGGACTTTACCGTTCAGCAACTACGTCGGCGGTCGAGTCGACACGGACGACATGCTGGTGGCGATCCCCAGAGGCACCGACCGTATCGAGAAGACCGGACGGACGACCCCTGTCGAAGAGTGGGTGCCCGAGAAGCCGACCGACGGGTGCTGGCGCGCGCCGGCGGTCCCGGGAAGTGACGAAACGGACTTGGCCGTCATCCAGCTTTCACCGGGGGAGACGGTCGCCGAGCTTTACACGCTGCTGGGATTCGGACAGGAAGCCTGTCTCCCGTCCGGAACCTACGAGTTTGCGAGTACCGAACCATACAGGGTCGTTCAGGTCGCTGGGCCTGACGAAGAATGGGAAAACATCGACAAGGAGAAATCGGGATTCGGATTCACGCTCGAACTCGCAGACTCCTAA
- the eda gene encoding bifunctional 4-hydroxy-2-oxoglutarate aldolase/2-dehydro-3-deoxy-phosphogluconate aldolase codes for MSDIEQQFVDSGVVAVLRNIDADAMVDTVEALHRGGVTAFEVTVDARNASELVGDVVETFDGEDAVVGAGSVLDAAAARGAIEAGAEFVVGPTLEEDVIETANRYDTLVAPGVMTPTEALRAAEAGADLIKVFPAATVGPGHLSAIQAPLGDLPLMPTGGVGPDNVADFFDAGATVVGAGSAIIDYDAIERGDFEAVEAHAAEFVAAVEDARD; via the coding sequence ATGAGCGATATCGAACAGCAATTCGTCGACAGCGGGGTCGTGGCAGTGCTCCGGAACATCGACGCCGACGCGATGGTAGACACCGTCGAGGCCCTGCATCGGGGCGGCGTGACTGCCTTCGAGGTCACCGTCGACGCGCGGAACGCGAGCGAATTGGTCGGGGACGTCGTCGAGACGTTCGACGGCGAGGACGCGGTCGTCGGGGCCGGGTCGGTGCTCGACGCCGCCGCGGCCCGGGGTGCCATTGAGGCCGGTGCCGAGTTCGTCGTCGGCCCCACACTCGAAGAAGACGTCATCGAGACGGCCAACCGCTACGATACGCTCGTCGCGCCGGGCGTGATGACCCCGACCGAGGCGCTGCGGGCCGCCGAAGCCGGGGCCGACCTGATCAAGGTGTTCCCGGCCGCGACCGTCGGCCCGGGTCATCTCAGTGCGATCCAGGCCCCGCTCGGTGACCTGCCGCTGATGCCGACCGGCGGCGTCGGACCGGACAACGTCGCGGACTTTTTCGATGCGGGCGCGACCGTCGTCGGCGCGGGGAGTGCGATCATCGATTACGACGCGATCGAGCGTGGCGACTTCGAGGCCGTCGAAGCGCATGCCGCCGAATTCGTCGCGGCGGTCGAGGACGCCCGCGACTAG
- the rpl18a gene encoding 50S ribosomal protein L18Ae — translation MSEYTVTGTFQARDGWQSFETEIEAPNENVAEEHTLAEFGSQHGLKRSQIEIEGVDA, via the coding sequence ATGAGCGAATACACAGTCACCGGGACGTTTCAGGCCCGTGACGGCTGGCAATCGTTCGAGACGGAGATCGAAGCACCGAACGAGAACGTCGCCGAGGAGCACACCCTTGCGGAGTTCGGCTCCCAGCACGGGCTCAAACGCTCTCAGATCGAGATCGAGGGGGTAGACGCATGA
- the pfdA gene encoding prefoldin subunit alpha, whose protein sequence is MSLGGGGGGQQQLQEIAQAIEAIDEEREELEAEVQDLRNKQTEIDEAIEAIETLETGSTVQVPLGGDAYVRAEVLDMDEITVSLGADYAAEQGQDDATDTLERKQDAIDDQIEQLSAEISDLEEESQQLEQQAQQMQQQQMQQQMQQMQQQEGGEE, encoded by the coding sequence ATGAGTCTCGGTGGTGGCGGCGGCGGTCAGCAGCAACTCCAGGAGATCGCACAAGCGATCGAAGCAATCGACGAGGAACGCGAGGAACTCGAAGCGGAAGTCCAGGACCTCCGCAACAAGCAGACCGAGATCGACGAGGCGATCGAGGCCATCGAGACGCTCGAAACGGGCTCGACCGTGCAGGTTCCCCTCGGCGGCGACGCCTACGTCCGCGCGGAAGTCCTCGATATGGACGAGATCACCGTGAGCCTCGGTGCCGATTACGCGGCCGAGCAGGGACAGGACGACGCGACCGACACCCTCGAACGCAAGCAAGACGCCATCGACGACCAGATCGAGCAGCTCTCCGCGGAGATCTCCGATCTCGAAGAGGAGAGCCAACAGCTCGAACAGCAGGCCCAGCAGATGCAACAGCAGCAGATGCAACAGCAGATGCAGCAGATGCAACAGCAGGAAGGCGGCGAAGAGTAG
- the ftsY gene encoding signal recognition particle-docking protein FtsY: MFDGLREKLGRFSDDVEEDVDAVEEGEADDIDDSGADAEAPGEGGSAGDVTQSAAESDASSESDADAESTVDTQPADGTAATETSAEPDASTEDAAEPDRGVAERAKLFATGKTVIDEDDLQDHLDDLELTLLSSDVEMSVAGEILDGVEANLVGETRRRLQSTGNLVQDSLREALYDVISVGQFDFEERIDEAEKPVVIVFTGVNGVGKTTTIAKLAQYLEERGYSSVLANGDTYRAGANQQLGEHADTLDVPYISHEQGGDPTAVIYDAVEYAEANDVDVVLGDTAGRLHTSEGLMDQLSKIERIIEPDMTLFVDEAVAGQDAVTRATEFNDAAEIDGTILTKADADPQGGAAISIAHVTGKPILFLGTGQGYDHLERFDPEEVVDQLTLGE; encoded by the coding sequence ATGTTCGACGGACTGCGCGAGAAGCTCGGCCGCTTCAGCGACGACGTCGAGGAAGACGTCGACGCCGTCGAAGAAGGTGAGGCCGACGATATCGATGACAGCGGGGCCGACGCTGAGGCCCCGGGTGAGGGTGGGTCTGCGGGAGATGTCACCCAATCCGCGGCAGAGAGCGACGCATCCAGCGAATCCGATGCAGACGCTGAATCGACGGTCGACACGCAGCCAGCAGACGGCACAGCCGCTACTGAGACGTCTGCCGAACCGGACGCGTCCACCGAGGACGCGGCGGAACCCGACCGTGGCGTCGCCGAGCGGGCGAAACTCTTTGCGACCGGCAAGACCGTCATCGACGAGGACGACCTGCAGGACCATCTCGATGATCTCGAACTCACGTTGTTGAGCAGTGACGTCGAGATGAGCGTCGCGGGCGAGATTCTCGACGGCGTCGAGGCGAACCTCGTCGGCGAGACGCGCCGGCGTCTCCAGAGCACGGGCAACCTCGTGCAAGATTCCCTCCGGGAGGCATTGTACGACGTCATCAGCGTCGGGCAGTTCGACTTCGAGGAGCGGATCGACGAGGCCGAGAAGCCGGTCGTGATCGTCTTTACGGGCGTCAATGGCGTCGGCAAGACCACGACGATCGCCAAGCTTGCCCAGTATCTCGAGGAGCGTGGCTACTCGTCGGTGCTGGCCAACGGCGATACCTACCGGGCCGGCGCGAACCAGCAACTCGGCGAACACGCCGACACGCTGGACGTCCCCTACATTTCTCACGAACAGGGCGGCGACCCGACGGCAGTCATCTACGATGCCGTCGAGTACGCTGAAGCCAACGACGTCGACGTCGTGCTGGGCGACACGGCGGGGCGACTCCACACCAGCGAAGGGTTGATGGATCAACTCTCGAAGATCGAGCGCATCATCGAGCCGGACATGACGCTGTTCGTCGACGAGGCCGTCGCCGGCCAGGACGCCGTCACTCGCGCGACTGAATTCAACGACGCCGCCGAGATCGACGGCACGATCCTCACCAAGGCTGACGCCGATCCGCAGGGCGGCGCGGCGATCTCGATCGCCCACGTCACGGGCAAGCCGATTCTCTTTCTCGGCACCGGCCAGGGCTACGATCACCTCGAACGGTTCGACCCCGAGGAGGTCGTCGATCAACTGACGCTCGGCGAGTGA